The following is a genomic window from Acidisarcina sp..
TCGCTTTAACGAGCATGTTGACGAAGACGGCACGTTAAGTTGGCTGATGCGCAAGGATGGCTGCCTCCATTGCGAGGATCCGGGTTGCCTGAAGGCTTGCCCGGCGGACGGCGCCATCATCCAGTACTCGAATGGCATTGTCGATTTCCAGCAGGACAAGTGCATCGGATGCCAGTACTGCGTTACCGGGTGTCCCTTCAACATCCCCAAGTTCAACTCGGAGACGAAGAAGGTTCACAAGTGCACGCTTTGCTCGGACCGCGTGGGTGCGGGGCTTGAGCCAGCCTGCATCAAGGCCTGTCCAACGGGCTGCCTTCATTTCGGCAGCAAGGAAGACATGCTGGTCCTCGCCGATCAGCGTGTTACGCAGTTGAAAGAGCACACTTCGCACAAGAATGCCGGCGTATACAACCCAGCCGGCGTCAGCGGAACGCACGTGATGTATGTGCTGCATGACATAGAGCACCCCGAAAACTATGGTGGCCTGCCTAAGGATCCGCGCATCCCGCTGCTGGTCCAGATCTGGAAGGGTCCCGTAAAGTGGCTGGGCAATCTCGCGATGGTGGGCGGAATTCTTGGAGTAGCGCTCCACTACATGCGATTCGGCCCGAAAGAAGTGAAGAAGGAAGGCGGGAAGGAGGCGGGCGAGCCATGATCGAGCGCTATACCTTAAAAGAGAGGCTTTGCCACTGGCTCACCGGACTCTCGTACCTTTATTGTCTGACGAGTGGTCTTGCGCTTTATACACCCTACCTGTTCTGGATGGTGTACCCTCTTGGCGGCGGCCCGACCGCGCGCTTCTGGCATCCATTCATCGGTATGCTGTTCTTTGTTGCTGCGATGTGGATGCATAGCATCTGGCGTAGCGACATCCAGGTCACCAAGACAGATCGCGAGTGGCTCGACAAAGTGGAGGATTACGCGACCAATCGGGACGAACTTCTCCCCCCTCAGGGACGCTTCAATGCAGGGCAGAAGCTTTTCTACTGGGCGATGTTCTATGGAGCATTTCTGCTGATTGTTTCCGGACTCTTTATGTGGTTCCCGGAATACGTGCCCTTCAACCTTCGATGGATACGTCCGATCGCCGTCATTCTTCATGAAGGCGCGGCGTTGATCACGATAGGCGCGTTCATCATTCACATCTATATGGGTATTTTCATGGTTCCTGGAAGCATGACGGCGATGATTCGAGGTTGGGTCACGACCGATTGGGCACGTACACACCATCGTCTGTGGTACAGGCGAATCACCGGCCAGGGCCCGAATGCATGAAGGCAAGTCTGGAAGATCGAATTGCCCGGGCCACGGAACTCATCAAGTCTCATCCATCTGCCAGCGAGCTTCTAAGCTTCTACCGCGAACTGGCGCTGTTTCAGAAATCGATCTACGAAGAATTGCGCTCCAGCGATCAGACTGATATGCACGCGCTGTTGCGCCACTTCCCTGCTCTGATCGAACTGGTGCGGCGAGCCGGCCCGGAGCCGCTGGCCAGTTTCGGCGCGGAGCATCTCCGCTCGCCTGAAGAGCAGTGGGAGTTGCTGCTCGAATCCTGGGAAGGTCAGGCCACAGAAGGCCAGTCCGGGGAAGATCAGCCCAGGAGCGATCCGGAGAACTCCGGCGCAGGGCGATTCTATGCCAGGGTGCTGCTGCAACCCTATGCTGAAAATCTGGCCAAACGAGGAACGGTCGACCTGCAGGAGACCACAGCGATCTGCCCATTCTGCAGCGCCCGCCCCGTCGCTGGCGTGCTGCGCGGAGAAGGGGATGGAGCGAAGCGGTGGCTGCTCTGCTCGCTCTGCGCGACCGAATGGCCTTTCCTGCGTGTGGCCTGCCCCAACTGCGGCGAGCGGGATAAGGACATGCTCCCCATCTATACGGCATCGGAGTTCGAGCATGTGCGGGTGGAAGCCTGCGATCGATGCAAGACCTATCTCAAATCCATTGATCTCACGCGGGATGGGCATGCGGTTCCGGTGGTCGATGAACTGGCGACCGTCGCGCTGAATCTCTGGGCAGAAGACCACGGATACTCAAAGCTGGAATCCAATCTCCTTGGTTTATAGATTGGATTTATAAGACGCATCCATCACGTTTGCCGCAGAGAGCGGCGCTTTTTTATGGCGGAAAAGAGTGGGAGTCGAACCCACCAGAGACGTCTGACGCCTCTCATCGGATTTGAAGTCCGCGCGCCCCACCGGGGTGCGTTTCTCTTCCGCAGTGGTACGATCCGTCCGTGATGCGAGGGTAATTATAGCGGACGGCTTTTCCTCTCAGCCATCTCCCAACACTTCTCGTGCCGACCGGAGCAACTGATGCTCGTCTCCGATGCGACGCGTAAATTTAATCCGGTCGAAATACTCTAAAATCTCAATGGCCACGCCGCGGCCGATTCCTGTGCGATCGCGAAGCCTGGCAGCGGTGATCCATCCCTCGTTCGCCGCCGCAATTTCCTCGGTAAACTCAGCACCACGGCGCAAACCGTCCGGCAGGAAAAAGCGGTTCTCGGCTACTCTCACCGCCAGGCCCATGCGCGAAACACGAACCAAAAACGATTCCGTATTCTTCGGATCCATGCCCAGCGCACTGGCGACATCGCGGATGGTTGGCGGCCGCAGAGGATGCTGGTTCAACAATGGCTCCGTCTGCTTCCACAATGCCTCATCCGCCGGGCTGAGTTGCGTCACATGCGTGCTGAGGCGTACGCCGGAGGGTTCGCGTACGATGACGCCTGCTTTCGTTAACTCCGCTGTCAGCGCCGACGTAACCTCCTTCGGCAAGCGGAGCCCTGCATCCCAAAAAACGCGATCTTCATTGGGGATGACGTTGGGCGTCCTGCGATGCAGTAAGGTGAGCGTTTCGACAACCGCGGTCTTGAGCAGGCTCCAGTTCTCTAGCGAAAATCCCAGCACACCGGATGGCGTTACCACGCACCTGGTCGAAGTGCCCGTATAGAGCTCCGCGGCTTCCCGCGCTGTAAGGTTACGGTTCTGCGCGAATCGGGTTAGATTCATTCCGTGCGAAGCGGAGCGCACAAGGGACAAAAACGCGGACCG
Proteins encoded in this region:
- a CDS encoding formate dehydrogenase accessory protein FdhE; translated protein: MKASLEDRIARATELIKSHPSASELLSFYRELALFQKSIYEELRSSDQTDMHALLRHFPALIELVRRAGPEPLASFGAEHLRSPEEQWELLLESWEGQATEGQSGEDQPRSDPENSGAGRFYARVLLQPYAENLAKRGTVDLQETTAICPFCSARPVAGVLRGEGDGAKRWLLCSLCATEWPFLRVACPNCGERDKDMLPIYTASEFEHVRVEACDRCKTYLKSIDLTRDGHAVPVVDELATVALNLWAEDHGYSKLESNLLGL
- a CDS encoding formate dehydrogenase subunit gamma, which gives rise to MIERYTLKERLCHWLTGLSYLYCLTSGLALYTPYLFWMVYPLGGGPTARFWHPFIGMLFFVAAMWMHSIWRSDIQVTKTDREWLDKVEDYATNRDELLPPQGRFNAGQKLFYWAMFYGAFLLIVSGLFMWFPEYVPFNLRWIRPIAVILHEGAALITIGAFIIHIYMGIFMVPGSMTAMIRGWVTTDWARTHHRLWYRRITGQGPNA
- the fdxH gene encoding formate dehydrogenase subunit beta, which codes for MANGPLEIKAISGHTGTVPGRDASRDYPVAKLIDVTTCIGCKACEVACLEWNGYPFRETVFDNTYQTMPDLEWNYYNLIRFNEHVDEDGTLSWLMRKDGCLHCEDPGCLKACPADGAIIQYSNGIVDFQQDKCIGCQYCVTGCPFNIPKFNSETKKVHKCTLCSDRVGAGLEPACIKACPTGCLHFGSKEDMLVLADQRVTQLKEHTSHKNAGVYNPAGVSGTHVMYVLHDIEHPENYGGLPKDPRIPLLVQIWKGPVKWLGNLAMVGGILGVALHYMRFGPKEVKKEGGKEAGEP